The proteins below are encoded in one region of Ostrea edulis chromosome 3, xbOstEdul1.1, whole genome shotgun sequence:
- the LOC125675619 gene encoding proteasome assembly chaperone 1-like, giving the protein MATYFGEILPVISRAVDDDDEEESFENIETYVKLKWKKEIEEEMELTKDQKLPVDAFVLAIGPAATGFTQTYVTHKNYEMIGALFCGMKENDVNTFSQHSLTDKTCYIYRKCDYNSALVCECNYDIRPEYAHSFVNQLMSSLSINDGHVLVLSSAFTSEYKSEIPTSDMNPPFMRALKTVQFLGTPLAPYLEQPNVATGLPAQVLTYCHIHKIKAVLYVCYTDSIHLDFATMKKFQPLIEATPINLIHEKNSKASETLKQIVDLHTKHSTLYL; this is encoded by the exons ATGGCAACATACTTTGGCGAAATTTTGCCAGTCATATCTAGGGCTGTCGATGATGACGACGAAGAGGAGTCGTTTGAAAATATAGAGAC GTACGTGAAACtgaaatggaaaaaggaaatcgAAGAAGAAATGGAGCTAACGAAGGACCAAAAACTGCCTGTCGATGCCTTTGTTTTAGCTATTGGTCCTGCAGCAACAg GTTTCACACAAACATATGTGACACACAAGAATTATGAGATGATTGGTGCTCTCTTTTGTGGGATGAAGGAGAATGATGTGAACACATTCAGTCAACACTCCCTCACAGACAAGACATGTTATATCTACAGAAAATGTGACTACAACAGTGCTCTAGTATGCGAGTGTAATTATGACATAAGACCTGAGTATGCCCATTCGTTCGTTAATCAG TTGATGTCCTCTCTCAGCATAAACGATGGCCATGTTCTGGTTTTAAGTTCAGCTTTCACCAGTGAATACAAGTCGGAAATACCCACATCAGACATGAACCCTCCTTTTATGAGGGCTTTGAAAACTGTCCAATTTCTTGGGACTCCTCTAGCTCCATATCTGGAACAGCCAAACGTGGCAACAGGACTTCCTGCTCAAG TGCTGACTTACTGTCACATACACAAAATCAAGGctgtgttatatgtgtgttaCACAGACTCCATTCATCTTGACTTCGCCACCATGAAAAAATTTCAACCCCTCATTGAAGCCACTCCCATCAATCTGATCCATGAG AAAAATTCCAAAGCCAGTGAAACCCTGAAACAAATTGTGGACCTGCATACAAAACACAGTACCCTCTACTTATAG